tttttctttttattttgtaaatAAATTTACTTTAGAAACTTTCTGAGGCACTGATGCATTTTTTTAACCTTCATTGTAACATAAGCATAAAAAGATTGTTGCCTAAACTCTCCATTACTAATCATTATATTATAATTCTTGCCTAAACTTGTTTCCAAACCAAACTCTAAGAGTACTTGTATATCATATATTGGCTCTGGGCGAAGTAGGGTAAATTGAAGGATCTTTTTAAATTAGCCAAAGAAATACGTTCTTCCTCTAAAAAGTTATTCAAACAGAGAATAACGAGTTCATACATAACTGACTAGCCTAGACTCGGCGGCGTAATTAAGCTGCCAAACAGAGGTGGAAATGAGTGGCCGACCATGCCAACTCAACGTAAGACACCCATCATTTTGTTCTACCCGATATCCATCCCTATTTTGAAACAAGGCCAAAATCATGGTTGCTTGTAGGTACGTGCTTGGACCTAGCTGAACCGGGTTGAACCCGGCTGAGTTCATCTTCACTCGCCATTCACTCAGCGTCTCAACTCGCTCAGTTCCTAATTCGCAAGCCACCATGTTATTGATCTGCTGACCTAGGCACTCATGCACCAACCTTGAGTCACCGCTGTTGTGCTGATCAATTGACTCTGAGTTCTCTAACGAGTCAAACATTTTTGAATAGTAAGACCATGCGTCGTTAAACCTGTCCATAAAGACACTTCGATTTGCTTCTTCTTCGATTATGGTCACAATCTTCGGATGCATCTCTTTGATTGAATTGAGTACCTTCTCGACTTCGCCTGGCGTATACAACAGATGTTGAAGCTCGAAAATAGAGTTCACAGCCACTTGTTCGTAATTACTAGGCCTAATATCCAAAATGGCAATATCAACATCGGCTAAAGAATGGACCACGATTTCACGGAATTCAAATTCTACGCCAAATATATCAGCAAACTCGGCGAGCTTCCACTCGAGTTGTCGTAAGGCATTGGTGTTATCAGGCTGTGGTGAGCCAATTCCAGTGAGCCGAAAAGCCGGTGGACCGCCAGGACGTAAAGCGAAATCCTGCATAAGTGCTAGCCATTGCGGACCTTGGTTCAAGCTGAAATCAATTATATGTACTCTACTAGAATTGGCAAAGGCGTCAAGAATAGCTCGATTGGCAGTGGAATAGGCGAATTCGAGGTACGGACGAATCTCATGGGAGCGCATCTGCATGAGGTTGTCCGTGTAACAAGAGAATTCCATAATATCTTCTAAATTCATTCCATGAATCCTTTGATCCAAAGCTTCAGCGAAATAAGTTGCCACTTTTTTAATTGGTCCAAATTGTGAAACTGCATGTTCTCTTATGAGCCTGACTAATGCATCAGCTAGATTTAGGTTGTTTCGTTGGACTGCCTCGCCACAAGCCATTAAGATTTTGACAAGTAGTTCTTCGTTCACTGCCTCACTGCCGATACTCAAACCTAAACAAAGTTCAAGACCATCCCGAGATCTCATTCTGTTACTGCTCTCTGATCCTTCCTCGGCCACTTTATCGCTGTAATTATTGCAAGCAGCGTTAACATTCCTAGAAAATGCCCTGAAATCAATACTATTATATATCCTGGAAGTTGCACCTGACACAATCATATCACCACCACCGCCTGCAGCCGTCGAAATCTGCTGCAGGTGGTCGTCTGCACTCGTCGACGAATTAGACGAATTAGGAATATTGGGATCTGAGATCAAGCTTAAGGTCAAACCTGAAATATCAGAAGTGCCGTTGATAATTGCATCAGTATTAGAAACAAAGGACTCGCCGTCTTCTCTGAATGTGTCCATAGACAGATTTCCAACACTCATTTTTTCTTCGGGATAAATTGCTGGAGTTAACTTAGCTTCCTGCTTTGCTTAAAAAGAGTGTGGTCTGGACTTAGTCAACTTCTTTTATTTGTTTCGTCATTCAAAGAAATTTCATGGAATGTAACTTTCATACTTCAAAAGAATGGCACTAATTGGTGATCTAACTTTATGAAGCGTTGAACGTTGATTAAACCTCAATTAAAAACATCACTTTGAGAAAAGTGGGACCCATACAAAGTATTAAAATTACGAGAAAAGTTTGACGTTGAATTTCCTCGAACATGTATGCAGATCAATATCGATCTTTGACGAGTGCGAAATGAAGTCATTTTATTTTCCTAGGGCTATGAAGTCTACTGTTTTAACGGCTCCCACAATGAAAATATGATCCATCAATAACACTTTCTAAAAAGACCAAATTAATAACAGGGTCATCATCTAACCCTGTTTACACTTGAGCTGGTTACAAAAAAGTGATTTGATTTTGCCACGTCTACTAGAGATGTGTTATATGATTTTAGAAGCCGAGGAAAGTAAATTTGACTTGGACAAAGTGGTACATTTCATTGATTAAGAAAGCTTTGATCAAGAAAGTAAAGTTGTTGACATACCATACCATTTTAACAGGAGTTTACGAGTTCGAGCCGAGAAAAAACTCTCTTACAGAAATGTAGGATAAGACTGCGTACGAtaaacccttgtggtccggcccttccctgtaacccgcacatagcgggagcttagtgttTCGAGCTACATATAAGAAACCTTTGCTTAAATACATGAAGTTAGTGACTGAGTGTCAATAAAATGCTGCTAAAAACATGCTAAACAAGTCTACTGTTAACTATAAAAGAACtgcaaactttaaaaaataaaaatagaatccAAAACAGGTGCAAAAAAGGATCAGCAGCTTCTGGTGTGTGCTCCTCCACTTTTGCAGCCCAACTCCTTGAATTTAGGTCCAGTAAGCACTTTTGCCTACAGTTTAGCACTATTGGTAATCCTACTTTCGACAACACTACAATTATTTAGGCAACTATAACAAGTTGGTTTCATCCTGCAATTATTCCTTATTTCTTAAATGatttctttttttggttgaagTAATATATTGCGTTTGAAAGAAATCACGATCCTTTCCGCTCGGAGCAAAGATGCCATTGTTGAAACATATCATTAGGCCTTCTGCGTCTCTTCTCACTGGCATTTTGTAACTACCATTTGTGGTCATTTGGTGGTTAACCTGCATCTGTTCTGACATCTTCATCAGGTATAAGTTTCTTGAAAACGTGATGGATCGATTCAGCATGCTTTGACTACGATCTCTTGCAGCTATTGGGATATTATTGGGGCCAAAAGTTGATCTAAACCCTCTGAATGCAGTGTCTTCTTGTGTTTCTAATTGATAATCTGGTTGAAGATTGTTTTGGGGTTGAGTTGGCgatgaaaaagaagaaggtaAATATACTACAGAAGCCCCAGAAACTGGTCTAAAAACAACATTAAATATTCTGATCTCTTGATCACTTTGCTTATTACTATTATTCTTAGACTCGGTGGAAGATGCACTTGATGATATAATGTTCAAATCATCAGTACCACCGCCAGCAGCTGTCGAAATCTGGTGGTGGTGGTCGTCGTCTACACTCGTCGAGTTAGACGAATTAGGAATGTTGGGATCTGAAGCAGCATAGATGATTGCATCAGTATTAGAAACAAAGGAATCCCTATCGTCTTCCATTATTGTGTCCATAGACATCTCTctataactcattttcttttctttttcataaatTGCTGGAGTGAGGTCTTGCATagtcaaattttttattttttttatttatggtTATTCCAAGAAATTTCGCTTTCAGTCGTTTGTAATAGTTCAACTTTATCTATCGACGCGCTCCTCTAAACGTGGAATGACTCTTCTAGTGGAAGAAGGTTTAATTATTATtaacagaagaagaagaaccttCTTTCATGGTGACAAAGGTGGCACTTCAAAAATACCCTTTCCATCTTCACAATCCCAAATTGAAGACCAACTTGAAGGTGATAATGGAGCTACCATTATCTCTCTATTCACCTCATTCTTCATCATAACTTCATCTTCATTCTCCACTTCGCTCACGCTTTTCCCACAGAAATTTAAATTTACTTTTTGTTCAATCTTGCCAACTTCATTATCACTGTTATTGCAAACTGAAATCAACATTAAATATCATAATCTCTTGACGTTCACTTTGCTTATTATTCGTAAACTTGGAAGATGAACTTGATGATACAGTCATCAAATCATCAGTGCCACCATCAGAAGCCGTAGAAATCTGCTGGTGGTGGTCGTCTACGCTCGTGGAAGATTCAGAAGACAAAGCAATATTGGGACCTGAGATCATGCTTTCACCAGAATGATCAGAATTTCCATAGATAATTGCGTCTGTATTAGAATCAAAGGACTCCTCATCTGACACAATAGACATCTCctaatttttttttgtgataaATTGCTAAAAAGAGTGAGGCTTGATTAATTTGCTGGAGGTATCGCTTAAATTGTGTCCATTTATTAATTTGTTATCTACCTttgatacgtataaataataGTACTTGATTATCTATCAACGCGCTTATTCTGACGAGGAAGATTTGATTAATAAGAAATACAaatagtagcaattgattatcaAACTTTATCTGTCACGCGGAATGACGAAAAGCGACAGTGACCCCTCTGCCAATGAAGAGAACATGGCGCTCATGATATTTTCTTCACAACTGCCAATTAAGTCTTCATTTTTGTGTTCTATTAGTCAAGTCTTCATTATATAGTAATTAAAATCAACTTGAAATTGTGGTGAACTAGAAAACAAATAATATCAATTTCAGAATACAAGTGTTAGCTTGATATACGTATTTAATAAGGCAAATATATAGTAACTGTTAACtgaaaaaaatgtataaaatttatataatttttgtatataatatacagaaatatatatatatatatatatatatacaaaaaatatatattttttctgacTATTATTTTCagagcggctatacaatgtcatttttcctaTTTAATAGCGTAACTAATCCTACTTTGTGGATGAACTgaattgtaatttttttaaattaaaaaaaaaaagaattttgatCATTTTTCGATGTGTGTCATCCTGCATGTCATCCTTTGTGTTAATCTTCTTTATATCGTTTCGATTTTAAGGGACATCATATTGTAATAGATTTTTTAATTTAAGAGTTCAAATGATTGATGAGGTTCGATTTAGTACAATTTTTTTAATGGTAGATTTATTGTTTGGATCTAAATATTTAATGTTCTATATTTAATTTAAGcactttgaatttattttttaatttaaagttaTAATTCATGTAATATAATCGCAATTAAATAGAATATTGATTATTATAAATGTGTGTGGTTTTGAACGTTTGGTTAGATGTGAAAATAATACATTAAAAATTGAAATTCATCATAGATTTTCTTTTCGATAATAAGTCTTTTCCTTCCGTTAATTAGATGCTTGGACGACTttaaaattgtacattttgtatttCTTGTTTATGTAATCTAATGAATTTCTAATCACATCATGACTTGAGACTACTTTATTTAACACAATATCTAATAATTTGTTTTCTATTATAGATTGTACGACAGTAGCATAAAGCAAATTCAAATTTAACTCTCCTCTAATTTAGGAGAAAATTTTTATGGATGATCATTCAACATTGTGTTCATTACacaaaagttatttttcttctttttgttatgtaaaaatcattcaactttgtgttcattacctaaaagtcacttttctttcttttgttacacaaaaattattttactttgctctatttatcacaaaagtcacattggccagattttataatacttttacttgaaaaatcTTTTACACCCTTAACATTATAAATCCTCTCATTTCTGTAATACATTATATATGATATACTGTATAATATATTTCTACCTAGGGATTTTACTtataattcaaaataactttaaattattttatttattatttttataatatattcatacatttaatattttttcatggCACTCACTTTGTTTAATCATATTTAAACatgaacatattttaaatataaaaaaatatttatttttaatatttatttgaaataataacaaacagatttgtttaacaaatgataGTTTTTTTTACAGTcaataaaaaaattttaaaaaaatcaaagatatttatgttaaatattaatatttttaaagctttatctattaatattatttatttgaaaagtaTTATTATGATGTGTCATTATACTAAATAtgggtattttatttatttgattaatgAGTATGGTTTAGCTGATAAATCTGTatgctttgattttataattttcattaaaaatattttattaagctTGGTTAAGAACGTGGACTTGAGATTTGTTCACGGTAATATTACTGACAAATTTAATAAAGCTACTTATGTATCTTGAACATTAATGTTAAGTAAATTAAATGtacaaatatattataaaaataataaataaaataatatcaagttattttaattataagtaaaatacttgggtaaaagtatattatatagcATATAATACATAAGGTATTACATAAATGGGATGACTTATAATGTCAATGGCATAATAGATTTTTCAAGTGAATGATTTGTAAAATATGATCAAAGTGATtattgtgataactagagcatattaaaataatttttgtataacaaaagaaataaaaatgacttttgggtaatgaacaTAAAAGATTAAAAGATGAATGACTTTTAcgtaataaaattaaaaaaaattatttttgcatAATGAACACAAAATTGAATGATAACCCATAAAATTTACTCATAATTTAATTACTCCCAACTGTAGGTACTATCTGATTAAATGCAAAATCCCTTAAAAGCATTGACGAGATACCTAATGAATTGTTTTTCTATGGACACCTCGAAGGTGCACTTTTCGGGGTTCAAGTTATGATTAAACTTTCTAGTCTTCTCTCTCTGAAATCATGTGAGGAACCTGGATTTGTTAAACATGTATAAGTTTCTGAAAAAAGGGAAAGTGATGGATCTCTTCAACATGTATTATCTACCATTTTTGGGGCAGAAATCTGATCTAAACCTTCTGAATGCATTGTCTTTTTGTGTTTCTAATTGATAATCTGATCCATCATTGTGTCCAAAGACACATCTCTCTATAActcatcttcttttctttttttgtgatAAATTGCTGGAGGTAAATTTATCTTCGTTTAAAAAGATTGAGATATTGACATAAGCAGTTTAtcaactttcttttttctttttgtcattTCATGAAATTTCTCTTTCATTTCAGACACGTCACTCGAAGGATCAACTTTAATTTGTCTTTATTTATCAATGCGCAATGCATTAGACTTTGTATATATATTAAACTTTTTTTTAAATATCTATAGACTATGAGCCCAATTGTTATTATATATAAATTtgaacccataaactttaaattttatATCAGCCTGTGCTTATCTTATGCCAACACAAAATGACTCTCTACTGGAAAAGTGATAGTGATCCAAACAAAACTAAAATTGCGAGAAAAGTTGGACACTGAATTTCCTGGAACATGTCATGCGTAGGTGAAGACTTGATTCGAAAAAAATTGGACGTTAGTTACATGGCTGAAGTAATTTTACTGCCAATTGaatcttgatttctttcctttttttccacCAATCAAGTGTTATTTCAATAGTCATTAAAATCCTGGAACCTTTCTTGACAAAAATTTCACGTTGATCACAAACTATTGATTGTTTCACAACATATTATGAATATAATTTTTACcagtaaaacggtacagttaaatttgttacgtgatttatagacaatcGAATTGATTTGATACAAAAATAACGAAGAGATAAAATTAATATTAAGATTAGTAATTGAAATTGAATAAGATGACAGGCCTGTCTCCGAACGCAATACCTCCGGGGATAAAAGTGAAAGTAACGATAAGTTACAAATGGAGTTGTTTAATTGAGagcaaaagtaataaaataaagctTTTTGTATGAGTAAACTTCCCCTTCTTACAATGGCTATTGAGCCTATTATTTATAGTTTTATctagggaaacaagatcctagaATCAAGCTCTTCTTTAATGATAATAAAAGAGTCATTGATGAACGTGTAATGGCAGATAGCAAATATTCTCTGCAACGGTCGCTTAtttaatattagtaaatattcCCTCATTGAATGCTACCCTATGACAAACCATTGATCTTTTCCCATCGACTATGTACGCTCCCTTCGGGATTTATCCGATATCGATTACATTCGTTGTATCCGGTATTGATTATTAACTGACTTGCATTTTGTCTATCTTCGGTTTCACGTGTCATGTTACCATTCGACCATTCATTATAaaccaattttaccccatacagatagtctccctactttccggtgacataTCTTAGTGTTACCGGAAAGTTGGTGAAGATGCCTTTCTTGGCAGAAAAGTTCCTGAAAAGGCTCTAACGCTCGAAAGGACGCACGTCTTCTCGCATTTAATACCCTGAACATGTGTTGCCCCACGATTTAGcaaatattttctctaattttcAAAGTAATCATGACCACAATTTTTGCCATCTATAACTTTTCTGCCATTCATCATTACTTCTTCACTTTCACAACATTCATAAGTCTTTCTTCTTCTCTGCATTTGCTTAAAACCCCCTTATAAAGTTCAATTTCTCAGTAAAAATCTTACTAACCTTTTATTACCATGGCTTCTTACACCGCTTTCTCCGGCAACATCGGTCAAAACCCTCTTATAAAGTTCAATTTCTCAGCAAAAATCTTACTAACCTTTTATTACCATGGCTTCTTACACCGCTTTCTCCGGTAACATCGGTCTTATCTACGGGGGAGGTCCGAAGAAAAACAAGGACAAGGAGGTCAAAGTCGATTCTGAACCTCCCACTGTTAGCACCATCATATCACATCATCTCAACACCACGAACGACTTTCAAGAGAAGGCTCCTACTTCCTCTTCACAAACTTGGTCAATTAGAAGGTACCCCTCCTCCATTTTCCCTTCCAGTATCCCAACTGGAAAGAGGATTGCAACTGTCCCAATCTTGAAATCCTCGCCCCGGATATGATAGAGTGGTTTACCTTCACCAAGGAGGGGTTCTCGTATGTCTATACGTATCCCTTTACCTTGCGTCCATTCTCTTTGGGGTCGAGCGAAGGTCTTGACCCAATAATTTTGGAGTTCTGCCATTGGTATCAGATCCGCTTAGCATAAGTAGGCACATCTATATGGTGAATGGTAGCCTGCCTTCGCCAACTGTGCAAGGAGACCGGGAAAATCCTAACCCTTGCACACATGATGAATCTTTACTCTCCCAAAATTTTTTGATAGGGAGTAATAAACTTTAACAAGCATGGACACCACGTTATTCTCACCAACGTAGATGATGACAACAATCGCCAGTTGATAGAATGATTCGTCATCACTACTACTAGGTACATTATTACGGCCATAACTCTAACTTTTTTCGAGTCGTGGAATCACTTTCGTAAGTTTTTAGTTATTCACCTCCTTCCTCCGTGAAAAGATTGCTTCATGTTGTCATTGATTTTCATGTTTCTTCTGCTTGAGCTACTCGGCGGGAACCGCCACGTGTTTAGTGCTTGGACCAATGGGTTCAGAATATTCTGGACATCACAACTCCAGAATCCCGACGGTGGAAGGAGATGTCCCCTAAATACAGTTGGAAGGCCAAACATCACGGTAAGTTCTTTCTGTTAATTCTGTTTGAATACAAGAAATCTACGTGATCAAACTGCTAACTCTATTTTTGGTCTGATACAGGACTCCCAAGGGGCTCTGTCATTTGTCCCAAGGTCGACGCCTTAGTTGACCCCGAAGAGGCCAGGAGGGTACTTCAAAATGCCCTTGTCCGAAGCGGAGCTCGCGGATCTACTTTCGGTGTGGGTGCCCCTTCTCGGAGTCCCCAACTCAAGAAATCGAAGGGAAGATGCTCCTCCTCGGTTGGGGCTCAAGAGAAGAAAGCAAGGAAAATGCCATCCGAGCCTACCACAGTTGTCCTCGTTGATGAAGGGGAAGCCAGTGACGAAGAGgctttgtcacgaccctaatttccctctgtaggatgttgtgatggcacctagtctctacgacttaATAAGCCTAACAATCATGAAAACTGAACAGATATAAATTAACAAAATGGCAGAAAATAACTGAACAGTAGATAAAAAAAACTTCCGAAAACCGAATCTCATACTACATaccccaaaaccggtggaaccaAGTCATAAGATCTATAGAGTATAACAAGAGTAACTACTACATCACTGTCTAAAAGTAAATACAACATTAAATGAGGAtaaaggaaggtgactccgagccTGTGGACACCGAGCatgcataccttgaagtctccgataaAACAGTTAGCATGAATCTTTATCTACCGGCACGAGCATgcgtacttggatctgcacaaaagatgtgcaaaagtatagtatgagtacaccacaatggtacccaataagtatcaagcctaatctcaatagagtagtgatgaggccatgtcaagacacctactaggctATAAAAtagatagtaaaaataaaatacggATATAAAATGGAGAGTAAGAAAGCAACTAATACGGAACAAGATGATAGCATGATCAAATACAGGaaaatcaacaatagaaatagcATAAAATAAGCAACTAAAGGACTACAAAGATCATGTACGGACAACAACTGATAGAACAATAAGGATtgaaacaacatatatatatcccactaAAATACTTTACAATGTGAAATAAACAGCAAGAATCAtgtcgaggtaccgcctcgtgtataatgaaatcaaaaatgaggtaccgcctcgtataattaataatcacaaccgaggtaccgcctcatactcacttttctcaatttcaatcacaattttTCCTTATATCGCCGAGTtagccttacatttgaaaaataggttttgaaaataatttttccgaaatagctacatgcactttAGTGCACCTTATGACACCTAGTGGATacacgtagttcccctacaagtaACACGTAGATAAGTCCCATCTTATACCGTcgcatgcacatcaacccaaGCCTTATACCGACGCATGCGCGTAgatatcatatcacaataacagttcgcaccacaagtgcctatATAATacaacttgccaacaacaacaatatcaatgttttcaCAATAATAGCTCATGGCTCCAACACAACATATacgagaatatcaacaacaacaatgaatgaatgaaaaatgcTCAACAAGAtggatgtttcaacaataaccaacatcgCCTCATATTAACGACttccacaacttcaacaccaaataaCTTAACAATGAGATAAATAATATATAACTACAATATTGGATAAGACTAACTTCACATTAAAGAGATAATATTTAACAATGAATCTCAAATAATGAAATTCAACAAGTAAAGGGATAACATAAATAATTACTTCaacaatgataattaacaatgaaggaATATCATTTGACAATAAAGGagacaacaagttcaactaaagcataggAGTAATTTAGTAAGTAGGATGTGGAACAAATACTAAACAATCAACTAAGGCATTTAAGGATATTCTAACACAATTAAGGATAATTTGACTATGAGGAATTAGAACATAATAGagcatttcaattaaagcatggaaatagtctaagtagcctaagtCGGTCAAATACTACGTATAACTCGTGtactcactcgtcaccttgcgtacacagatTTCACTTACCAtaattgaatcaaacaataccaatcaTAAGGGATAGTTttc
The sequence above is drawn from the Nicotiana tabacum cultivar K326 chromosome 13, ASM71507v2, whole genome shotgun sequence genome and encodes:
- the LOC107810430 gene encoding DELLA protein RGL3-like — translated: MQDLTPAIYEKEKKMSYREMSMDTIMEDDRDSFVSNTDAIIYAASDPNIPNSSNSTSVDDDHHHQISTAAGGGTDDLNIISSSASSTESKNNSNKQSDQEIRIFNVVFRPVSGASVVYLPSSFSSPTQPQNNLQPDYQLETQEDTAFRGFRSTFGPNNIPIAARDRSQSMLNRSITFSRNLYLMKMSEQMQVNHQMTTNGSYKMPVRRDAEGLMICFNNGIFAPSGKDRDFFQTQYITSTKKRNHLRNKESKQEAKLTPAIYPEEKMSVGNLSMDTFREDGESFVSNTDAIINGTSDISGLTLSLISDPNIPNSSNSSTSADDHLQQISTAAGGGGDMIVSGATSRIYNSIDFRAFSRNVNAACNNYSDKVAEEGSESSNRMRSRDGLELCLGLSIGSEAVNEELLVKILMACGEAVQRNNLNLADALVRLIREHAVSQFGPIKKVATYFAEALDQRIHGMNLEDIMEFSCYTDNLMQMRSHEIRPYLEFAYSTANRAILDAFANSSRVHIIDFSLNQGPQWLALMQDFALRPGGPPAFRLTGIGSPQPDNTNALRQLEWKLAEFADIFGVEFEFREIVVHSLADVDIAILDIRPSNYEQVAVNSIFELQHLLYTPGEVEKVLNSIKEMHPKIVTIIEEEANRSVFMDRFNDAWSYYSKMFDSLENSESIDQHNSGDSRLVHECLGQQINNMVACELGTERVETLSEWRVKMNSAGFNPVQLGPSTYLQATMILALFQNRDGYRVEQNDGCLTLSWHGRPLISTSVWQLNYAAESRLVSYV